DNA sequence from the Leptospiraceae bacterium genome:
ATTCAGAGGAGAAGGAATGTGAAAATTAGAAAGGAAAAAAAACAAAACAAAATGAATTAAAATAGAAAAAAGAAATGAATACCGAAATTTCATCTCCTGAAAGATTAATTAATTTTCCCGTCTTCCCCTATCAGGCCTTTATCGAGAAGCATAATCAATTTTCTGGTTTTTTCTACATAAAGCGGGGGAATTTCATCTTTAGGTTTTAGTTCTTCTTCGGCTTGAAATAGTTCGTCAGCAATGTTTAAAGCAGTAAGAACAGCGAGTTGTTTCTCTTTTGCTGAAGGAAGTGCTTTTGATAACTCGCTCATTCTTTCATGGACATAATCAGCGAGATGGCGGATATAATCCTCTTCCATATCGCCGCTTATGGTATATTGCGATCCGAAGATCTCAACAATAGTTTTTTTAAGGGACTTTGCCATGTTCCCCTTACTTGATTTCTTCTTCGATTATCAAGAAGTCATCATCATCATCTGAGTCAAACACATCGATTGCATCATCATCGCTTTCATCAATAATAATGTCTGCATCCAAATCGTCATCCAGGTCCTGAACTTTTAAAGATGATTCTGTATTTTCATCCTTTTTAACCTCTTCAACAGGAGTTACTACCTTATTCTCGACAGGAGCCACTTCTGCGACAGGTTCAGAGCTCTCTTCTTTTTTAATTTCTGGAGGAGAGACAGGAACTTCATCGAAATCTTCATCAATCAAGACAATTTCTTCATCTTCCAGATTGGAAGTATTGGAATATTCATTTTCTTCTACAGAAGATGTACTTGTAGAAGCTACGGCAGTAGCAACAGTTGCAACCGCGGCTGTTGCTGCAATTACTCCCGCTGATGAAGAAGATTCTTTTTTCTCTTCAACTTTTGGTTCCGCTTTAACTTCCTCGACTTTTTTTTCCGGTTTGGATTCTGAGGGAATCGTCACGGCCTCTTGCTTTTTGGCTGAAGACGCAGCAAGGTTTTTATAATTCGCCAGAGTTTCCAGTCTTTGAAGCATACTGTTAATCTTCTTATCTAACTGTTCTTCTCTGGCTTTTAAGTCGGAAAGCTCATTTGCCGTCTCAGATAACTGGTTTTTAACCTTTCCGAGCTCGCCCTGTTTTTCTTCCATTGCAAGTTTCATTTCGTCGTGTTCCGCTCGCAGGGTTTCGTTTTCGGATTCTAAGCGACTATTCTCCATCCTAAGGTCTGAAATTAATTCCAGAGCCTTAATGATCTTTGATTCTAATTCTTCAATGGTTTCGAGCTCGATCATAGCTCACTCCTGGGTTTAAGTTTTTAGGCTGCTTGTTTTGCTTTCTCGGCCAGAGCAGCAAAGGCCTCTTTGTCAGTGTAAGCCAGTGTAGCCAGCGCTTTTCGATCCAGTTCAATATTCAGTTTTTTCAGATTCGCCATTAACCTGGAATAAGAGATTCCATTTTCTCTGGCAGCAGCATTAATTCTGATAATCCAGAGTGCGCGAAATTCTCTTTTTTTAGCTCTTCTATCACGATAAGCCCATTGGCCAGCTTTCATCACTGCACTTTTTGCAGTTCTGTAAAGCTTTGATCTTCCGCCCCTAAACCCCTTAGCAGCTTTTAAGACTTTATTTCTTCTATTTTTATGTATGGTTCCGTTTATTGCTCTTGCCATTCCTTATTTCCCTCCATAAGGCAATAGTTTGATTACTTCTTTTTCGTCGCATTCGCTAAGAACTGAAGTACCTCTAAGAGTTCTTTTCTTCTTAGGAGATTTTTTTGAAAGAATGTGCCTCATAAATGCACTTGCTCTCTTTACTTTTCCACTTTTTGTAAATTTAAAACGCTTCGCAGCGGATCGATTGGTTTTTAATTTAGGCATTGTTTCCTGTATCCTTCCTGTCTTTATGTTTTTGGGTTAATTAGTACAACAATTGCACGCCCTTCCTGGCTGGGAGATTTCTCAGCAACTCCATATTCTTTCAACTCATCTACTAACTTGGAAATTAAAGTCATTCCAATTTCAGTATGAGCCATTTCACGACCTTTAAAGCGGAGTGTAATTTTTAACTTATCTCCTTTCCCCAGGAAATCTATAGCCTGCCGTTTTTTTATCTCATAATCGTGACTATCTATCCTCGGTCGAATCTTTATCTCTTTGATTGTAATCGTATGTTGGCGTTTTTTAGCTTCTTTTATTTTCTTTATCTGCTCAAAACGGTATTTTCCGTAATCAATTATCCTACAAACAGGTATTTCTTGCGAAGACGAAACCTCAACGAGATCCAGATTTGCTTCTCTTGCTTTTTGTATGGCAATATCGTAGCTAACAATCTCTGCTCCGGCCTCAGTAACAAGCCTTACCTTTGGATAAATAGAAAGTTGTTCGTTAATTTTCGGTACATTTATTTTTTCATTACTTTTATTGGACCTTTTGTGCATTCACTCTCCAGATAGAAATCTCCACGATTTCATAAATATTACTTAATTCAAGTTTTTTTCCAGTTTTAATAATTAAAAGCAAAAAATTAAATTTTACTTGTACTATTCTCCCCCTCAAAAAATCCGGCAGTTCGAAAATGAACCGCTAAGTTTTCTAAAAAAGGAAGGCTTACCTTGTACTCTAAGTTTTAAGAGAAAAAAAGCAATAAAATTTCAATAGATTTAAAGAAAAACCTTTCCTATTCTTATTTTTTTTTCTTTCTGCAAGTCCCAAACTCAGATTCATTCTAAAAATATGTATATGAATAAAAAAGCCGGAGTTTTCACTCCGGCCTTTCTCAAAAACTTTTTTGGAGAATTGATTATTTTTTAGGTTCTGCTGCTGCTTCTGCTTTGATAAGAGTAGAAGGAGGCATAACATCAACCATAACTTTCATAACAGCAGGCTGGCTCTCATTTCCAACGTTATCAATAGCTTTTGCTTCGATAGTGTGCTCACCACCGGTTGTAAAAGAAATCGGATCAGCAAACGAAGTAAATTCTTGTTCTCCATCCAGTTTTACAAGAATTTTGCTAATTCCACTATCAACATCGGCTGCTTTTACGCTGAAAGTAGTGCCTTTCTTGGCGTAAAATTTACCATCCACGTTAATAAGAGGTTGAGACTCGACAATTTTAACAGATGGAGCAACATTGTCTACGTTAATCACATAAGAAGTCTCATCACTTTCGTTTCCTGCTTTATCAATTGCAGAAGTTTTAATGGTAGTCGGTCCACCATTAGTTAATTTGATAGGCTGGCCTGTATACTCTTGTTTTGGGCCATCGTTTACGGAATAGAAAACTTTATCTACACCGGAAACTTTATCTTCTGCAATAATTTTATACGTTCCATTTAAGGATGCCAGTTTTGTATCTTCATTTACAAAAATTTTCTCTACAGGTTTTACAGAAGTAGTAGGAGGAGTATTATCTACAGTAACAGAGAGAACTTTTGCAGCTTCTTTGTTTCCAACGATATCTACCGCTCTGTAAGCGATTGTAGTTATGCCTTCAGCCGGCAGGTAAAGAGGGCTGGTGTATTTCTGATAGTCACCACCATTGATTTTATATTCAATATAATCTACTTTAGTTTCTTTGTCCCCAGCAGAAATTTCAAATGCTGTTCTGGAGTTTACATAGATAGTAGAAGTTGTAGTAGTTACGGGAGCACCATTTGTATCAGTTGTTGTATTCTCATCTTTAGCAGTACTGCTTCCTTCACGGGAGCCTTTTACGGAATCATTTTCACTTTTTGCATTTTCGAGAGCATCAACAGCCTCAGTCAGTCTTCCTTCATTAGGAATAGGCTTTTTGTTGCTTTCAAGAGCACTTTCCTCAGCAAAAAGGGCGGTGGTAAACAGTAAAACTAAGATTTGAATCAGTAGGTATTTAGAGAATTTCACGCATTTCTCTCCTTTTTATGTATTCAGTATTACCATTATTCAGAGGGCTCTAAACTATGTCAAGAATTGACGATAATAGTAACAAAAGTTTATGATAACATTTCATCACTTATTATCCCTTACCTCACTTTTCTGGTTTAGTTTTTCTATTTTTTCCGCTCCCTATACAGAGACCCGTAAACTTTTTGATTTTGAAACAGATACTCTTCCTGCGAGAATTCCACTTCCGAATACGTTTCAAGAAGCACCGGAACTCTCTCTCAGTACATTATTTACAAGTCCGGACATCAGTTCAGAGAAAGCACTTTTTGTCCGCCTGCCTTCTTCCATTCGCCAGTATCCTTTTAAAATTCAGTGGAAAAATCCTCCTCAAATTATCGAAAAACTGGAGACTTTTACCCTGAATATTTATAGCAACTCATCCGGAGGGGAATTATCTCTAATTTTGCAGGAAAAAAATGGTGAAAGAAAAAAAATACCGGCTTGTTCTTTAAATTTTGAAGGTTGGAAACAGATAGAAATTCCTGTCTCAGGAAAATTTCCCCAACTGGATGATTCCTTTGGAAATTCTTCAAAAATTGTTTTTTTAGGTTTTCAATATGAGCCCTCAATAAATACTTCCAAAGAGAAAGAAATTATATTCGTTATCGATGATATTTCAATCAAGATAAAAGATAAGCTAAAAATACCTGTATTTTAGTTCATCCTAACACTAAAACCAGATTTTATGATTGCAAGAAAGAGGTATTATCAATTATAAAGATCGGAGCTTATTAATTTCGGAAAGTATTATTCATTGGAACACAGCGATACATTTATAGATTTCATTTTCTCCTCTTTCTAATACCTTTTTTTG
Encoded proteins:
- a CDS encoding translation initiation factor IF-3, with translation MHKRSNKSNEKINVPKINEQLSIYPKVRLVTEAGAEIVSYDIAIQKAREANLDLVEVSSSQEIPVCRIIDYGKYRFEQIKKIKEAKKRQHTITIKEIKIRPRIDSHDYEIKKRQAIDFLGKGDKLKITLRFKGREMAHTEIGMTLISKLVDELKEYGVAEKSPSQEGRAIVVLINPKT
- a CDS encoding cell division protein ZapA, with product MAKSLKKTIVEIFGSQYTISGDMEEDYIRHLADYVHERMSELSKALPSAKEKQLAVLTALNIADELFQAEEELKPKDEIPPLYVEKTRKLIMLLDKGLIGEDGKIN
- the rpmI gene encoding 50S ribosomal protein L35, which encodes MPKLKTNRSAAKRFKFTKSGKVKRASAFMRHILSKKSPKKKRTLRGTSVLSECDEKEVIKLLPYGGK
- the rplT gene encoding 50S ribosomal protein L20, whose product is MARAINGTIHKNRRNKVLKAAKGFRGGRSKLYRTAKSAVMKAGQWAYRDRRAKKREFRALWIIRINAAARENGISYSRLMANLKKLNIELDRKALATLAYTDKEAFAALAEKAKQAA